One window of Trichoderma breve strain T069 chromosome 3, whole genome shotgun sequence genomic DNA carries:
- a CDS encoding dopa 4,5-dioxygenase family domain-containing protein, whose product MTQVTLPTALGPQEDLQTVVESRTREWHFHIYFLLQSPTETAAALALRDAVLRLRRDGAFVAVPLHRVNKEPIGPHPAGSYEIWVPDTSFSEVFFYLATNRGNLSILVHPLTSQQRRDHETRNAWLGTPWPIYLDGLPRKSDEVPLQYPELRLGWSAAPEDEISLDERRRRGAKIEALLANDPEAAPAPVD is encoded by the exons ATGACTCAAGTCACTCTTCCAACGGCCCTCGGCCCTCAAGAGGATCTACAAACTGTTGTAGAAAGTCGGACGAGGGAATGGCACTTTCACATCTATTTCCTGTTGCAATCGCCTACTGAAACGGCCGCAGCGCTCGCGCTTCGTGATGCTGTATTAAGACTCCGTCGTGATG GCGCCTTCGTCGCCGTCCCTCTACACAGGGTGAATAAGGAACCCATCGGGCCTCATCCTGCTGGGTCGTATGAGA TTTGGGTTCCGGACACTTCATTCTCTGAAGTGTTTTTCTACTTGGCAACAAACCGAGGAAACCTGAG TATCCTGGTCCATCCTCTAACATCTCAACAACGCCGAGATCACGAAACTCGGAATGCTTGGCTGGGTACTCCCTGGCCCATCTACCTAGACGGGTTGCCGCGTAAGAGTGACGAGGTTCCACTTCAATATCCTGAGCTACGCCTTGGTTGGTCTGCTGCGCCTGAAGACGAAATCTCCCTAGATgagaggcggaggagagggGCGAAAATCGAGGCATTGCTGGCCAACGATCCTGAGGCGGCTCCTGCTCCCGTGGATTAA
- a CDS encoding glycosyl hydrolases family 18 domain-containing protein, translating into MLALSMITRAGVNANKVVIGESSYGRSFRMAKTGCTGPDCTFTGANGQSDAAKGRCTNASGYLANAEINEIISKSSKSKKTWFDKDTASDYLVYNDVEWVAYMSDHTKEVRRDKWKQLNFGGSVDWAVDLQEFNGADTVGPHGAYDNSSCIQVFDNMIWDWLNPSIEAVVGCTNILQPSPLPVTVTLTAYTTITLQSGTSISTTVVSAPFSISEVDYQPFTFNESDIRSLSSGQMFAYNPTPRITPNPVTIPIPAGWTVTGIGKATKEDPSKEPSKSIIGLPQATSTTTSSHDGIGFLLPITWLPTMSYKIPSVLTPKPPAPTELPDDDEHPIVNPPTPPGVVDCKNDSCTKGQDCENDECLRGVEEIALVLIVNEEEFVKEKHATKEAVVLKTPPEAATLGSARAKDVSLGHPGELPKAYMPLWVPKTPRMSFLGPLVQRTMRPDRLSSGPPTNIQSLYNVTNGWSTTTRTQCEKVVDCDAADMTVTTTIKSSSEEPDPTYIAKVIGYEGMKLLRDEALFASIGEDEDDFFSLLESPTTTTSEMPSTSSEDATPEPTPEPTQTPEVTCGIALYPPIMWRLDIIDMTGSWVLDDEGKSLKKEIKGCGAVTGWEWFRRADGTLAVFDIANIMTATIKLYTNHGCPWAHRAHIALAELKIPFEEEIIDLSVPRTPEYLAINPRGLVPSLSYNGQIITESAIVAQFLADAYPSHLVPNGGTPEAALTRARINFFVDTFFSKVNSLYHKALFAKTDEEAEEAAAEFVKQLEKEVEPLLSDAAPYFGGSKTLTLAEVLTGSFILRLLSLPKNGVGPESLIKELPTKTPNFYKWATTVIEHPSVNGIWNEEKVVAGTKARLAKLKAA; encoded by the exons ATGTTGGCGCTTTCCATGA TTACCAGGGCCGGTGTGAATGCCAACAAGGTCGTCATTGGAGAATCTAGTTATGGAAGATCGTTTCGAATGGCCAAGACTGGCTGTACTGGGCCGGATTGCACATTTACTGGCGCAAACGGTCAATCTGACGCCGCAAAAGGGAGATGCACAAACGCCAGCGGGTACCTTGCTAATGCAGAGATTAACGAGATCATATCCAAGTCATCAAAGTCGAAAAAGACATGGTTCGACAAGGATACTGCCTCGGATTATCTGGTGTATAACG ATGTTGAATGGGTAGCCTACATGTCCGATCACACAAAGGAAGTCCGCCGCGACAAATGGAAGCAGCTCAACTTTGGTGGATCAGTCGACTGGGCGGTTGACTTGCAAGAATTCAACGGGGCAGACACCGTTGGCCCGCATGGAGCTTACGACAACTCTTCTTGCATACAAGTCTTTGACAATATGATATGGGACTGGCTCAATCCATCAATAGAGGCAGTCGTCGGATGCACGAATATTCTTCAACCCTCGCCTCTCCCAGTTACAGTTACACTTACGGCATATACGACAATTACTCTCCAATCTGGAACGTCAATCAGCACAACGGTAGTATCTGCACCATTTTCCATCTCTGAAGTTGACTATCAGCCGTTTACGTTTAATGAGTCGGACATCAGGTCGTTGAGTTCTGGACAAATGTTCGCGTATAATCCCACTCCTAGGATAACGCCAAATCCCGTTACGATTCCCATACCCGCTGGGTGGACGGTAACAGGAATAGGAAAAGCCACGAAAGAAGATCCGTCAAAGGAACCTTCCAAGTCAATTATTGGACTTCCACAAGCGACTAGCACCACCACTTCATCCCATGACGGAATTGGCTTCTTGCTGCCCATTACCTGGCTCCCGACGATGAGCTACAAAATTCCGTCAGTGCTTACTCCTAAGCCACCAGCTCCAACAGAGCTCCctgatgacgacgagcaCCCAATCGTCAATCCTCCTACTCCTCCCGGTGTTGTAGACTGTAAAAACGATTCATGCACCAAGGGCCAGGACTGCGAGAATGACGAGTGCTTGCGGGGAG TGGAGGAAATTGCGTTGGTTCTCATTGTCAACGAGGAGGAATTTGTGAAGGAGAAGCATGCGACAAAGGAGGCGGTTGTTCTAAAAACTCCTCCGGAAGCTGCAACTCTGGGGAGTGCAAGGGCAAAGGATGTTTCCCTCG GGCACCCCGGTGAGCTTCCCAAGGCCTACATGCCTCTTTGGGTGCCCAAAACTCCCCGAATGTCCTTCTTGGGACCTCTTGTGCAACGCACCATGCGGCCTGATCGGTTGTCCTCCGGGCCGCCAACCAACATCCAAAGCCTGTACAACGTTACAAACGG CTGGTCAACTACTACTCGAACTCAATGCGAGAAGGTAGTCGATTGCGACGCTGCTGACATGACTGTCACGACGACTATAAAATCGTCAAGCGAAGAGCCAGATCCAACCTACATTGCAAAGGTGATCGGGTACGAAGGAATGAAGCTACTGAGAGATGAAGCTCTTTTCGCGTCcattggtgaagatgaagacgattttttctctctcctcgagTCACCCACCACGACCACTTCAGAGATGCCTTCAACGTCCTCCGAAGATGCCACTCCAGAGCCTACTCCAGAGCCTACTCAGACGCCAGAAGTCACATGTGGGATTGCGCTTTACCCACCAATCATGTGGCGATTGGATATAATTGACATGACAGGCAGTTGGGTTTTGGACGATGAAGGTAAAAGTCTCAAAAAGGAGATCAAAGGCTGCGGTGCAGTGACAGGATGGGAATGGTTCAGAAGAGCGGATGGCACAC TTGCTGTATTCGACATTGCCAATATAATGACTGCCACAATCAAGCTCTATACCAACCACGGCTGCCCTT GGGCCCACCGTGCTCATATTGCATTGGCAGAGCTGAAAATCCCATTTGAAGAGGAAATCATTGACTTGAGTGTTCCTCGTACGCCAGAGTACCTGGCAATCAACCCTCGTGGCCTCGTTCCTAGTCTTTCCTACAATGGCCAGATTATTACAGAGTCTGCTATTGTCGCCCAGTTCCTAGCCGATGCCTATCCGTCCCACCTGGTCCCGAATGGGGGCACTCCTGAGGCGGCTCTTACTCGCGCCAGAATAAACTTCTTTGTCGATACCTTTTTTAGCAAGGTCAATTCTCTTTACCACAAAGCGCTTTTCGCCAAgacagatgaagaggccgaggaggctgcGGCGGAGTTTGTTAAGCAGCTTGAGAAGGAAGTTGAGCCACTGTTGAGCGATGCAGCCCCGTATTTCGGAGGAAGTAAGACATTGACCTTGGCTGAG GTCCTCACCGGATCTTTCATTCTACGATTGCTCTCTCTACCAAAGAATGGTGTTGGGCCAGAGAGTTTGATCAAAGAACTGCCTACCAAGACACCCAACTTTTATAAATGGGCAACTACAGTGATTGAACATCCTAGTGTGAATGGAATTTGGAACGAGGAAAAGGTTGTGGCTGGCACCAAGGCTCGCCTTGCAAAGTTGAAGGCGGCATAA